In Thermosynechococcus sichuanensis E542, a single genomic region encodes these proteins:
- a CDS encoding carbon dioxide-concentrating mechanism protein, with translation MERRDDFTDLALGLVSAQSFPAIVGIADHMLKSSDVLLVGYEKIGGGHCTAIVRGRIADVRLAVEEGAERAQQFGQELSTLVIPRPDPNLEKILPIGSLLAQIASKHRGHRLSSHAVGLLETRGFPAMVGAADAMLKAADVMLTAYETIGAGLCTAIIRGTASNTAIALEAGMAEADRIGELHAVMLVPRPLEDLDQSLPLAPALQRELQPLRLPLTLQQKETEPLALQGAAQESVAVEAPAETVPVEPPANP, from the coding sequence ATGGAGCGACGGGATGACTTTACGGATTTAGCCTTGGGACTAGTTTCAGCCCAGAGCTTTCCGGCGATCGTGGGCATTGCCGATCACATGCTCAAATCCTCCGATGTCCTCCTCGTGGGCTATGAAAAAATTGGCGGTGGCCACTGTACTGCGATCGTGCGGGGGCGAATTGCCGATGTCCGTCTGGCTGTGGAAGAGGGTGCCGAGCGGGCGCAGCAGTTTGGTCAAGAACTCAGTACGTTAGTCATTCCTCGACCTGACCCCAACCTCGAGAAAATTCTGCCCATTGGCAGTCTCCTCGCCCAGATTGCCTCTAAACATCGCGGTCATCGCCTCAGTAGCCACGCGGTCGGTCTATTGGAAACTCGAGGCTTTCCAGCCATGGTGGGGGCAGCGGATGCGATGCTCAAGGCGGCAGATGTGATGCTCACAGCCTACGAAACCATTGGCGCCGGTCTGTGTACGGCCATTATTCGTGGTACGGCCTCCAATACCGCGATCGCCCTTGAAGCCGGGATGGCAGAAGCGGATCGCATTGGTGAACTCCATGCTGTAATGTTAGTGCCCCGTCCCCTTGAGGATTTGGATCAATCGTTGCCCTTGGCACCTGCCCTGCAACGGGAACTGCAACCGCTGCGGCTACCCCTCACCCTCCAGCAAAAAGAAACCGAACCCCTTGCCCTCCAAGGTGCAGCTCAAGAAAGTGTGGCGGTGGAAGCACCTGCCGAAACGGTGCCCGTCGAACCCCCCGCCAATCCCTGA
- a CDS encoding NAD(P)/FAD-dependent oxidoreductase, translated as MGQRILVIGGGAAGFFGAIACATANPRDRVTILEAGARVLSKVRISGGGRCNVTHHCFDPALLVQHYPRGGKALRGAFSRFQPQDTIAWFEARGVKLKTEADGRVFPVTDDSETIIDCLVQEATALGIRIRTRAAVKQIVKVGGEFQVTVAQQSQPLVGDRLLLATGSSSQGYRLAAQLGHTIIPPVPSLFTFQIDDPLLQERSGLSVERVQATLQLPQQPPLIQSGAILVTHWGLSGPVVLKLSAWGARALAAQNYRGTLVVNWLPHLSLSQIEAELAACRSQRPKRAIANHCPFPLPRRLWRYWTTSVGIPAEQTWAHLSKKQLLALAAALHRGTFAIAGKGAFKEEFVTCGGVALKEVDFKTMASRCCEGLFLAGEILDIDGVTGGFNLQSAWTTGWIAGQGLAGGSTGTVSAGASTATLS; from the coding sequence CAGCGCATTTTAGTCATTGGCGGTGGTGCCGCTGGATTTTTTGGGGCGATCGCCTGTGCGACGGCTAATCCCCGCGATCGCGTCACGATTTTAGAAGCTGGGGCAAGGGTGCTGAGCAAGGTCCGCATTTCTGGCGGTGGTCGCTGCAATGTCACCCACCATTGTTTTGATCCAGCGCTATTGGTGCAGCACTATCCCCGTGGTGGCAAGGCCTTGCGCGGTGCCTTTAGTCGCTTTCAACCCCAAGACACGATTGCTTGGTTCGAGGCGCGGGGGGTGAAGTTAAAAACGGAGGCCGATGGGCGAGTTTTTCCCGTTACTGATGATTCAGAAACGATTATTGATTGTCTAGTGCAGGAAGCAACGGCCTTGGGCATTCGCATCCGTACCCGCGCAGCGGTGAAGCAGATTGTGAAAGTCGGCGGTGAGTTTCAAGTCACAGTGGCTCAGCAGTCCCAACCCCTTGTGGGCGATCGCCTGCTTCTGGCCACAGGCAGCAGTTCCCAAGGCTATCGCTTGGCAGCACAATTGGGACACACCATAATTCCCCCCGTTCCTTCTCTGTTTACCTTTCAAATTGATGATCCCCTCTTGCAGGAGCGCTCCGGCCTCAGTGTCGAACGGGTACAAGCGACCCTTCAACTCCCGCAGCAGCCGCCCTTGATTCAAAGCGGTGCGATTCTCGTTACCCATTGGGGCCTGAGTGGCCCGGTGGTTTTGAAACTCTCGGCATGGGGAGCACGTGCCTTAGCGGCGCAGAACTATCGCGGCACCTTGGTGGTAAATTGGCTCCCCCATCTATCGCTGTCCCAGATTGAAGCGGAGTTGGCAGCCTGTCGCAGCCAGAGACCCAAGCGGGCGATCGCTAACCATTGTCCCTTTCCGCTGCCCCGTCGCCTCTGGCGCTACTGGACAACCAGCGTGGGGATTCCCGCTGAGCAAACTTGGGCACACCTGAGTAAAAAACAACTGCTGGCACTGGCGGCAGCCTTGCACCGAGGCACCTTCGCGATCGCTGGTAAGGGTGCCTTCAAAGAGGAGTTTGTCACCTGTGGTGGCGTGGCTCTCAAGGAGGTGGATTTCAAGACCATGGCTAGCCGCTGCTGTGAGGGCTTATTCCTTGCAGGCGAAATTCTTGATATTGATGGTGTAACGGGCGGCTTTAACCTGCAAAGTGCGTGGACAACCGGCTGGATTGCCGGTCAGGGATTGGCGGGGGGTTCGACGGGCACCGTTTCGGCAGGTGCTTCCACCGCCACACTTTCTTGA